The Ramlibacter sp. PS4R-6 nucleotide sequence GCCTTCCACGTTGCCGTGGAAATTGAGGTCGCCGCTGGCGGCCGCGGAGCGCAGCAGCTCGCCCGCGCGCTTGATCACCTCGCTGCCCTTGATCACTTCCTCGCCGATGTTCAGGAGCCCGACGGAAGGCGCATCGACGTGCTTGAGCGCCGACACCAGGGCCGATCCCATCACGGCGAACTGCAGCAGGTGCTGCTCGGTGCAATCGACGTTGGCGCCGAGGTCCAGCACCGTGGTGGCGCCGCCCTTGGCGTTGGGCAGCGGGTAGGCGATGGCCGGGCGGTCGATGCCTTCGACGGTCTTGAGCAGGTAGCGCGCCAGCGCCATCAGCGCGCCGGTGTTGCCCGCGGAGACCGCGGCCTGCGCGCTGCCATCCTTGACCTGCTGGATGGCGATGCGCATCGACGAATCCTTCTTCTTGCGCAGCGCGACCTCGACCGGGTCGTCCATGGCCACCACTTCGGCCGCGGCGACCACGCGGCCGCGCGGATGGTTCCACGCCGACAGCGCGTCGGGACGGCCGACGAGCAGCAGCTGCGCATCGGGTTCGCGATCGAGGAAGTGCCGGCAAGCCGCGAGCGTGACGCCCGGGCCGTGGTCGCCCCCCATGCAATCGACGGCAAGTGTCGTCGTCATGAAACTGGACTGTACCGCTTGCGGGAAAACCAAAACAAAGGCCCGCGCGCGGCGGGCCTCTTCATCGCCTGGTGGCCGAAGCTCAGGCGTCGTTCTTGGTCTTGACGACCTTGCGGCCACGGTAGAAGCCGCTGGGGCTCACGTGGTGGCGCAGGTGCGTCTCGCCCGTGGTGGGCTCGATGGCGATGCCGGGCACCGTCAGCGCGTTGTGCGAGCGGTGCATGCCGCGCTTGGACGGCGACTTCTTGTTCTGCTGGACGGCCATGGTGGGCTCCTGGTCTGGTGGCCCCGCGCATGGCGCGAGGCGGTGAATACGGTGGAAGGCGCGGGGCCGGGGCCCTTCACGCGCGAAGCCTGCGATTATAGCCGAAGGCGGCGGATCGGCCCCGCGGCGCTCATCCGCCCGTCTTGGGGCCCTTCAGCTGCCCCAGCACGGCGAAGGGGTTCTCGTGGCGGGCCGACGAGCCCTCGAAGCCCTCGTCCTCCACGACCAGGTGAACCGGCGGGCAGGTCTCGTGGCGCGGGGCCAGCGGCATTTCCATCAGGAGTTCGTCCTCGACCAGCCCGGTCAGGTCGAGCGAGGCGGTGAGCGCCAGCACGTCCTCCTCCGACTCGTCGTCCTGCGCCGCGGCGGTCTGCTCGTCGGCCACGAAGCGGAAGGAGCGCTCCACCGCCACGGGCACCTCCACGGGGCCCAGGCAGCGCTGGCAGGTGAGCGACAGCTGCGTACCCGCCTTCAGGTGCAGCCAGACCTCGGGCGCGACGTGGAGCGGGTTGCGCACCTCGCCGGTGGCGCTCCACGTCACCGGCGTCTCCGCCCCGCGGCCGTGCGTTTCCGCGAGGAGCCGCTCGTGGCCGCGCAGGGGTTCCTGTCCCGTGATCGTGGCGCCTTCTTCCGCGAAAGATTTCACGTCGAGGCGCTTCGGGCTGAACGTCTTGGCCATGACGGTCAGTGTAAGAGAATCGCGGCATGCCGGAGACCTCATCCACGTCGCGCCGCATCGTGCTGGGCTCGAGCTCGCCGTACCGCCGCGAGTTGCTGTCGCGCCTGAAAGTGCCGTTCGACGTGGACCTGCCGGCGGTCGACGAGACGCCGCGCCCGGGCGAGACGCCGCGCGACATCGCGTGGCGCCTGGCCATCGAGAAGGCACGCGCGGTGGCGCGCAAGAACCCCGATGCCGCCGTGATCGGCTCCGACCAGGTCGCCGACCTCGACGGCGAACCGCTGGGCAAGCCCGGCACGCACGAGCGCGCGGTCGAGCAACTGCGGCGCATGCGCGGCCGCGTGGTGGTGTTCCAGACGGCGGTGGCCGTGGTGTGCGCGGCAACGGGTTTCGAGCAGGTCGACCTGGCGCCGGTGCGCGTCACGTTCCGCGACCTCACCGATGCGGAGATCGAGGCCTACCTGCAGGCCGAGAAGCCCTACGACTGCGCCGGCAGCGCACGCAGCGAAGGGCTGGGCATCGCGCTGCTCGAGCAGATCGACAACGACGACCCGAGCGCCCTCGTCGGCCTGCCGCTGATCCGCACCTGCCGCATGCTGCGCGCC carries:
- the plsX gene encoding phosphate acyltransferase PlsX; amino-acid sequence: MTTTLAVDCMGGDHGPGVTLAACRHFLDREPDAQLLLVGRPDALSAWNHPRGRVVAAAEVVAMDDPVEVALRKKKDSSMRIAIQQVKDGSAQAAVSAGNTGALMALARYLLKTVEGIDRPAIAYPLPNAKGGATTVLDLGANVDCTEQHLLQFAVMGSALVSALKHVDAPSVGLLNIGEEVIKGSEVIKRAGELLRSAAASGDLNFHGNVEGNDIFKGTTDIVVCDGFVGNVALKTSEGLASMIGGFLKEEFSRNPLTKLAALVALPVLTAFKNRVDYRRYNGAALLGLRGLVFKSHGSADAFAFEQALVRAYDAARNNLLERVQARIAHARPLLAAGDGDAQSADAALVP
- a CDS encoding YceD family protein encodes the protein MAKTFSPKRLDVKSFAEEGATITGQEPLRGHERLLAETHGRGAETPVTWSATGEVRNPLHVAPEVWLHLKAGTQLSLTCQRCLGPVEVPVAVERSFRFVADEQTAAAQDDESEEDVLALTASLDLTGLVEDELLMEMPLAPRHETCPPVHLVVEDEGFEGSSARHENPFAVLGQLKGPKTGG
- the rpmF gene encoding 50S ribosomal protein L32, giving the protein MAVQQNKKSPSKRGMHRSHNALTVPGIAIEPTTGETHLRHHVSPSGFYRGRKVVKTKNDA
- a CDS encoding Maf family nucleotide pyrophosphatase, coding for MPETSSTSRRIVLGSSSPYRRELLSRLKVPFDVDLPAVDETPRPGETPRDIAWRLAIEKARAVARKNPDAAVIGSDQVADLDGEPLGKPGTHERAVEQLRRMRGRVVVFQTAVAVVCAATGFEQVDLAPVRVTFRDLTDAEIEAYLQAEKPYDCAGSARSEGLGIALLEQIDNDDPSALVGLPLIRTCRMLRAAGVRLL